From the Streptococcus sp. 29887 genome, one window contains:
- a CDS encoding metal ABC transporter solute-binding protein, Zn/Mn family, producing MKKLILSLALLLSLIGLGACRSTQSPEASSKPRVAVTTSFLSDMVYQLAGDEVERDLLIPAGEDPHLYVAKSSDLSKLQKADLVLYHGLHFEGKMVEALEKTGVAVSKNFDQSDLTTMDEDGEQIVDPHFWFSIPLYKSAVAVASEELQKLLPEKAELIQKNTENYLAQLDDLHAWIEKELSVLPAESRYLVTPHDAFNYFAASYDFTLYAPQGISTESEVANSDMIETVNMILEHGIKAIFTESTTSPERMEKLQEAVKAKGGQVAIVSGEGKELFSDSLAPEGEEGATFIDMYKHNVQLIVEHLQ from the coding sequence ATGAAAAAACTAATTCTTAGTTTGGCTCTGCTATTGTCCCTTATCGGACTAGGAGCCTGTCGTTCAACGCAAAGCCCAGAGGCTTCCAGCAAGCCACGAGTGGCAGTCACGACCTCTTTCCTCAGTGATATGGTCTATCAGCTGGCAGGAGATGAGGTGGAGCGGGATCTATTGATTCCAGCGGGGGAAGACCCTCATTTGTACGTAGCCAAATCTAGTGATTTATCAAAATTACAAAAGGCTGACCTTGTTCTCTACCATGGTTTGCATTTTGAAGGCAAGATGGTGGAAGCCTTGGAAAAGACGGGAGTGGCAGTGTCTAAGAACTTTGACCAGTCGGATTTGACTACCATGGATGAAGACGGGGAGCAGATTGTGGACCCTCACTTCTGGTTTTCTATTCCTCTCTATAAATCAGCGGTAGCGGTAGCTTCTGAGGAGTTGCAAAAGCTTCTTCCGGAAAAAGCAGAGCTGATTCAGAAAAATACGGAAAATTACCTAGCTCAGTTGGATGACTTGCATGCTTGGATTGAAAAAGAACTGAGTGTCCTGCCTGCTGAGAGCCGTTACCTAGTCACCCCACATGATGCCTTTAACTACTTCGCAGCCAGCTATGACTTCACTCTCTATGCACCGCAGGGCATTAGTACCGAGTCTGAAGTTGCCAATAGCGATATGATTGAAACGGTCAATATGATTTTAGAACATGGTATCAAGGCCATCTTCACCGAGTCAACAACCAGTCCAGAACGCATGGAAAAATTGCAGGAAGCTGTCAAGGCCAAGGGTGGTCAGGTAGCGATTGTAAGCGGTGAAGGCAAGGAGCTATTCTCAGATTCCCTAGCACCAGAAGGGGAAGAGGGAGCAACATTTATCGATATGTATAAGCACAATGTCCAGTTAATTGTGGAGCATTTGCAGTAA
- a CDS encoding metal-dependent transcriptional regulator translates to MTPNKEDYLKVIYELGQTEQKITNKQIAEKMNFSAPAVSEMLKKMVTEELIEKDKAAGYILSQVALEMVANLYRKHRLIEVFLVEQLGYSPEQVHEEAEILEHTVSDHFINQLDKLLGYPQTCPHGGSIPKENQLLVERYQTRLSQLTETGNYQLVRIHDFYQLLQYLEQHELTVGDQLLVTAFDQFAQTITIQYKDKELAIPVTIAQELFVEKANRPA, encoded by the coding sequence ATGACACCAAACAAAGAAGATTACCTGAAAGTCATTTACGAACTAGGGCAGACAGAACAGAAAATCACCAATAAGCAGATTGCTGAAAAGATGAATTTTTCCGCCCCAGCCGTTTCCGAAATGCTGAAAAAAATGGTCACGGAAGAGCTGATTGAAAAAGATAAAGCAGCAGGTTACATCCTCAGCCAAGTCGCCTTGGAAATGGTAGCCAACCTCTACCGCAAGCACCGCCTGATAGAAGTCTTTTTAGTTGAACAGCTGGGCTATTCCCCTGAACAAGTCCATGAAGAAGCTGAAATTTTAGAACACACCGTTTCAGACCATTTTATCAACCAACTGGACAAACTGCTGGGCTATCCCCAAACCTGCCCACACGGTGGCAGCATTCCTAAAGAAAACCAGTTGCTTGTAGAACGCTACCAGACCCGGCTGTCCCAACTGACCGAAACCGGCAACTACCAACTGGTTCGTATCCATGATTTCTACCAGCTCCTCCAATACCTGGAACAACATGAGTTAACTGTCGGCGATCAACTACTTGTGACAGCCTTCGACCAGTTTGCCCAGACCATCACCATCCAGTACAAGGACAAAGAACTGGCCATACCTGTAACCATCGCCCAAGAATTATTCGTAGAAAAAGCCAATCGCCCAGCCTAA
- a CDS encoding CPBP family intramembrane glutamic endopeptidase → MGKNQVFSREKLNIFKIVGMTALVFTGQTCLNLLWQYLGLSTSDSNALDIVNQLNSENFWVMALSVVLFAPVLEEFLYRGILLEKTAQYFPKHPQMVILFSAILFAFFHTWSFSVAFLGHFITGAYLGYLYMCNRRMTDTILAHSFYNASILFLQILFGMVQIGG, encoded by the coding sequence ATGGGGAAGAATCAAGTCTTTTCAAGAGAGAAGCTGAATATTTTTAAAATAGTCGGTATGACAGCGTTGGTATTTACTGGACAAACTTGCCTGAACCTCCTTTGGCAATATTTAGGGCTTAGCACTAGTGATTCTAACGCCTTAGATATAGTCAATCAGTTAAATTCGGAAAATTTTTGGGTGATGGCTCTCTCAGTTGTCTTGTTTGCACCCGTTTTAGAAGAATTTCTTTACAGAGGGATTTTGTTAGAAAAAACAGCCCAGTATTTTCCTAAGCATCCTCAAATGGTCATCTTATTTTCTGCTATTTTATTTGCTTTTTTTCATACTTGGAGCTTTTCAGTGGCATTTTTAGGTCACTTTATCACAGGGGCTTATCTGGGCTATCTGTATATGTGCAATAGACGAATGACGGATACTATCCTTGCACATAGCTTCTATAATGCCTCCATTTTATTCCTCCAAATTTTATTTGGTATGGTGCAGATTGGTGGATAA
- a CDS encoding CPBP family intramembrane glutamic endopeptidase — protein MVRWIKSIVQVLLLTLVIQVPFIAEMSWGNIDEHLLGYILHVFCWILLTLFVFGLLETLRKNYRDDSLEAKGYSYGKLFGLVILVIIIKIVLLNVSLRLSGSTVDNSSMLELFQSKYGWMALLSTNILSPIREEYLYRGIFQERIRSKHYPIISVLITASLFAFVHSYEISFSFWSALFPGFLFSWIYYKTDHLKYPIVAHILSNSIVTILNVISV, from the coding sequence ATGGTTCGTTGGATAAAAAGTATCGTACAGGTTTTATTGTTAACCTTAGTCATACAAGTCCCCTTCATTGCTGAGATGAGTTGGGGGAATATAGATGAACACCTACTTGGTTATATCCTACATGTGTTTTGTTGGATTCTTCTCACTCTTTTCGTTTTTGGGTTATTGGAAACTCTTCGGAAAAACTATCGTGACGATAGTTTAGAGGCAAAAGGCTATAGCTATGGTAAATTGTTTGGATTGGTTATTTTGGTAATCATTATTAAAATTGTACTATTAAATGTTTCCTTGCGATTATCTGGATCGACGGTTGATAATAGTAGTATGCTGGAGCTATTTCAGTCCAAATATGGCTGGATGGCCTTGCTCAGTACAAATATTCTCTCTCCTATCCGAGAAGAGTATCTCTATAGGGGAATCTTTCAGGAGAGAATAAGGAGTAAGCACTATCCAATCATTAGCGTGTTAATTACAGCCAGTTTATTTGCTTTTGTACATAGTTATGAAATTTCTTTTAGTTTCTGGTCGGCACTTTTTCCAGGATTTTTGTTTTCTTGGATTTACTATAAAACGGACCATCTCAAATATCCGATAGTGGCACATATCTTGTCGAACAGTATTGTGACCATTTTAAATGTTATAAGTGTATAA
- a CDS encoding type II toxin-antitoxin system RelB/DinJ family antitoxin: MAGLVRDRQYNFRVNAQLLEQAKIILSEKDMTLSDALNLFVERVVEEQDLPIKTVEEVRAEAFLDELIAELDEGYQEVLSGHTTPAREVFAKYGL; the protein is encoded by the coding sequence ATGGCAGGATTGGTTAGGGATAGACAATATAATTTTAGAGTAAATGCACAATTATTGGAACAAGCAAAAATAATCTTATCAGAAAAAGATATGACCCTTTCTGATGCTCTTAATTTATTTGTAGAAAGAGTGGTTGAAGAGCAAGATTTGCCAATAAAAACGGTAGAAGAGGTGCGTGCAGAGGCTTTTCTAGATGAGTTGATTGCAGAGCTTGATGAAGGCTACCAAGAAGTTTTATCAGGACACACGACACCTGCTCGTGAGGTATTCGCCAAATATGGTCTATGA
- a CDS encoding type II toxin-antitoxin system RelE/ParE family toxin — translation MVYEVHLSAKAEQDLEEIYQYYVREFSESSARKVLASLSTAILTLEIFPEGYIDLDARLGRALFPEGKTRMIPGKQHLIFYLIRGSRVDILRIRGARTDYLNNLDNLFKQTLK, via the coding sequence ATGGTCTATGAAGTACATTTATCTGCTAAAGCCGAACAAGATTTAGAGGAAATCTACCAGTATTATGTCCGTGAATTTTCAGAATCAAGTGCTCGAAAGGTGCTTGCATCTCTGAGCACAGCTATCTTGACCTTAGAAATATTTCCAGAGGGATATATTGACCTCGACGCTCGTCTGGGACGAGCATTATTCCCAGAAGGAAAAACAAGGATGATTCCTGGAAAACAGCACCTCATCTTCTATTTGATTCGTGGCTCTCGTGTAGATATCCTTCGCATTAGAGGAGCAAGGACAGACTACCTAAACAACCTAGACAATCTATTCAAGCAAACCCTCAAATAA
- a CDS encoding CPBP family intramembrane glutamic endopeptidase has product MKRVKNILKFIGLILVIVAINITPMRFIAIQDSMSGVMQWVSGIGYLVIATAIVVWTWKRYKKGLPDQQKRFTFTWKDFGFALLFFLAGRVIGIGGTLLTQLVTGNATTANDAALLATNEQLAKMFPLYFVAFHIAIGVFAPFMEELVFRGLFSSYFFKENQKWLKLIISSAVFALLHAIHPIELPLYFLLGAVFYLAYARRGNIVDAIIVHILNNSLMVIFSIIGYLLVLFG; this is encoded by the coding sequence ATGAAACGTGTTAAAAATATATTAAAATTTATTGGTTTGATTCTTGTCATCGTTGCGATTAACATAACTCCGATGCGATTTATTGCCATACAGGATTCGATGTCAGGTGTCATGCAGTGGGTTTCTGGCATTGGCTATCTGGTCATTGCGACAGCTATTGTGGTGTGGACTTGGAAACGGTATAAGAAAGGTCTACCTGACCAGCAAAAACGGTTCACATTTACTTGGAAAGATTTTGGGTTTGCTCTGCTATTTTTCTTAGCCGGACGAGTTATCGGTATTGGCGGAACGTTATTGACACAGTTGGTTACTGGCAATGCTACCACGGCCAACGATGCAGCACTTTTGGCTACAAATGAGCAATTGGCGAAGATGTTTCCGCTATACTTTGTTGCCTTTCATATTGCAATAGGCGTCTTTGCTCCTTTTATGGAAGAGCTTGTTTTCAGAGGTTTGTTTAGCAGTTATTTCTTCAAAGAAAATCAAAAATGGCTAAAATTGATAATCAGTTCAGCTGTCTTTGCTCTTCTTCATGCGATTCATCCAATTGAGTTGCCACTTTACTTCTTGCTTGGGGCAGTCTTCTATTTGGCTTACGCTCGCCGTGGCAATATTGTGGATGCGATTATTGTTCATATCTTGAACAATAGCTTGATGGTTATCTTCTCAATTATTGGTTATTTATTGGTACTGTTTGGTTAG
- a CDS encoding CPBP family intramembrane glutamic endopeptidase, with protein MVNILKKCGYVLISILGFMFLSIFTQTPVVSTFSDDRIHVSNNLTGDTIRIIVCIAFVLLSLWFLSSFAKRLDITFNLLQFKQGKINKKSLVIYSSVTLFLTLVYVTILYVGNGYNVGSVPTQILEMKERPIVFILYLLTTIVTQPILEEILYRGILQEKLSRYIGWGSIVVTSLIFSYSHDYQIAFNSQLISSLIYGLAYYSTDDIRVSSIAHCLHNFAVVMVVILLG; from the coding sequence ATGGTTAATATTTTAAAAAAGTGTGGCTATGTTTTGATATCTATTTTGGGGTTTATGTTTTTATCTATATTTACTCAAACCCCGGTTGTATCAACTTTTAGCGATGATCGTATCCATGTTAGTAATAATCTTACAGGAGATACTATTCGAATTATAGTGTGTATTGCTTTTGTATTATTATCGCTTTGGTTTCTATCATCTTTTGCTAAACGACTGGATATTACGTTTAATCTACTACAGTTTAAACAAGGAAAAATAAATAAAAAAAGTCTAGTTATCTACTCATCAGTGACACTTTTTTTGACATTAGTATATGTGACGATTCTATATGTTGGAAATGGCTATAATGTAGGATCAGTTCCGACACAAATACTGGAAATGAAGGAAAGACCGATAGTCTTTATATTGTATCTTTTAACCACAATCGTTACTCAGCCTATTTTGGAAGAAATTTTATATAGAGGAATTCTTCAAGAGAAACTATCACGTTATATAGGTTGGGGTTCTATTGTTGTTACTTCTCTCATATTTTCGTATAGTCATGATTATCAAATTGCATTTAATAGTCAGTTAATAAGTTCTCTAATTTATGGACTAGCTTATTATTCAACTGATGATATTAGAGTATCTAGTATTGCACATTGTTTACACAATTTCGCAGTAGTTATGGTAGTTATTTTGCTGGGATAA
- a CDS encoding sensor histidine kinase: MNIFISPFYDTVFFIDMLIRLMILQQISGLFLSKKKKCFIASCLTVCQIILYDIYLLLEPFSFLIVIPFFKTNWNRTQKIFYGLLPFVIGDMFQRIISLYLRFIFDVDIVYANASAMFEILLSILLIPFYYGFFKGLRIESKYLQVDTLDKKFRGIFLGLNILFITYFLLIRGNLFLEVLMDKGIVDIKIDTYFIRTNILLLYFILFTVSMLYLNYQKKEKQEKEIQELKDKQLTDLGRYSRHVESLYKEIRSFRHDYTNILISLNEAIKEEDIVAIRTIYSEVIADSDRKFYDGKYDIARLSNIQNPAVKSLLSSKMLEAQKKGITISVEVDVEIEQPALELIEFITILSILLDNAIDAAEQCVNGNIVFAYFQEDDRKIIVVENTTVEDKVSTSHIFEYGHSTKGDNRGIGLANVKAILDNYPKFSISTNSSNHRFVQELVFLE, translated from the coding sequence ATGAATATTTTTATATCTCCATTTTACGACACTGTATTCTTTATTGACATGCTGATTCGTTTGATGATTCTTCAACAAATTAGCGGTTTATTTTTAAGTAAGAAGAAAAAATGTTTTATAGCTTCTTGCTTAACAGTCTGTCAAATAATTCTTTATGATATTTACTTATTATTAGAACCATTTTCTTTTCTGATTGTTATACCATTTTTTAAAACAAATTGGAATAGAACTCAAAAAATATTTTATGGATTATTACCATTTGTGATAGGGGATATGTTTCAACGTATCATCAGCCTTTATTTACGTTTTATTTTTGATGTAGATATTGTATATGCAAATGCTAGTGCTATGTTCGAAATCTTATTGTCTATTTTATTAATTCCTTTTTATTATGGATTTTTCAAGGGATTACGAATAGAATCAAAATATCTTCAAGTTGATACTTTGGACAAAAAATTTAGAGGTATATTTTTGGGATTAAATATTCTATTTATTACTTATTTTCTTTTAATAAGAGGTAATTTATTTTTGGAAGTATTGATGGATAAAGGAATAGTGGATATTAAGATAGATACATATTTTATCAGAACTAATATACTACTATTATACTTTATTCTATTTACAGTTAGTATGTTGTATTTAAACTATCAGAAGAAAGAAAAGCAAGAAAAAGAAATCCAGGAGTTGAAGGACAAACAATTAACTGACTTAGGTCGTTATAGCCGTCATGTTGAATCACTTTATAAAGAAATTCGAAGTTTCCGACATGACTACACTAATATTCTTATTAGTCTGAATGAAGCAATTAAGGAAGAGGATATTGTTGCGATTCGAACGATTTATAGTGAGGTTATTGCAGATTCTGATAGAAAATTCTATGATGGAAAGTACGATATAGCTAGATTATCCAATATACAAAATCCTGCCGTGAAGAGTCTGCTGTCATCTAAGATGTTGGAGGCACAAAAAAAGGGGATTACAATTTCTGTGGAAGTAGATGTTGAAATTGAACAACCTGCTTTAGAGTTGATTGAATTTATAACGATTCTGTCTATCTTATTAGATAATGCTATAGATGCGGCAGAGCAGTGTGTAAATGGAAATATTGTATTTGCCTATTTCCAGGAAGATGACAGAAAAATTATCGTTGTAGAAAATACTACGGTTGAAGATAAAGTATCTACAAGTCATATTTTTGAATATGGTCATTCTACAAAAGGAGATAATCGAGGAATTGGCTTGGCCAATGTAAAAGCTATTTTAGATAACTATCCTAAATTTTCTATATCAACGAACAGTAGCAATCATCGATTCGTTCAGGAGTTGGTGTTTTTGGAATAA
- a CDS encoding response regulator transcription factor, translating into MLNIFVLEDDFFQQSRLENAIRRCVEETSVRYKFLEVFGKPNQLLESIEEAGNHQFFFLDIEIKGEEKKGMEIAKEIRARDPYAVIVFVTTHSEFMPVTYRYRVSALDFIDKGLEDSDFQKAVSDVLVHAFENIDHTIAENSFIYKTETAHIQVPFSDILYFETSSTIHKVILKTKTGQTEFYGKVSDIAKADERLYQAHRSCVVNPLNITKLDRVNHIAYFDNGDSCFVSRLKQKKLADLLEIN; encoded by the coding sequence ATGCTTAATATTTTTGTATTAGAAGATGATTTTTTTCAGCAGAGTAGGCTAGAAAATGCTATTAGGCGGTGTGTTGAAGAAACGTCAGTAAGGTATAAATTCCTAGAAGTTTTTGGTAAACCAAATCAGTTATTGGAATCAATTGAGGAAGCAGGCAATCACCAATTTTTCTTTTTAGATATTGAAATTAAAGGCGAAGAAAAGAAAGGAATGGAAATCGCTAAAGAAATCCGTGCTCGAGATCCTTATGCTGTTATTGTCTTTGTAACAACTCACTCAGAATTTATGCCGGTAACGTATCGTTATCGGGTTTCTGCTTTAGATTTTATAGATAAAGGCCTGGAGGATAGTGACTTTCAAAAGGCAGTATCAGATGTGTTAGTGCATGCTTTTGAAAATATTGATCATACTATAGCTGAAAATTCTTTTATATACAAAACTGAAACTGCTCATATTCAAGTCCCTTTTAGTGACATCCTTTATTTTGAAACATCATCAACGATTCATAAAGTCATTTTAAAAACGAAAACAGGTCAGACTGAGTTTTACGGGAAAGTATCCGATATAGCGAAAGCTGACGAACGACTTTACCAGGCACATCGTTCTTGTGTAGTGAATCCATTAAATATAACGAAGTTGGACAGAGTAAACCATATTGCCTATTTTGATAATGGAGATTCTTGTTTTGTTTCTCGTTTGAAGCAGAAGAAACTTGCAGATTTGTTGGAGATTAATTGA
- a CDS encoding putative holin-like toxin, translated as MSTFEVLTLMFVAGNFVIALVMLVLELVKTTKK; from the coding sequence TTGTCAACCTTTGAGGTCTTAACACTCATGTTTGTAGCTGGTAACTTTGTTATCGCTCTCGTGATGTTAGTGCTTGAATTGGTAAAAACGACAAAAAAATAA
- a CDS encoding putative holin-like toxin: protein MGKSSKSNRKEKLSLSTFEVLTLMFVAGNFVIGLVMLVLELVKTTKK, encoded by the coding sequence ATGGGCAAATCATCAAAATCTAACAGAAAGGAGAAGCTATCTTTGTCAACCTTTGAGGTGCTGACACTCATGTTTGTAGCTGGTAACTTTGTTATCGGTCTCGTGATGTTAGTGCTTGAATTGGTAAAAACGACAAAAAAATAA
- the dtd gene encoding D-aminoacyl-tRNA deacylase, giving the protein MKIVLQRVSQASVTIEGSIHGQIDQGLLLLVGVGPDDSQDDLDYAVRKIVNMRIFSDEAGKMNKSVQDVAGKILSISQFTLFADTKKGNRPAFTGAAAPALASQLYDAFNQALSAFVPVEVGVFGADMAVSLVNDGPVTIVLDTKNR; this is encoded by the coding sequence ATGAAAATTGTATTACAACGTGTATCACAGGCCAGTGTGACCATCGAAGGAAGCATCCATGGGCAAATTGATCAGGGACTTTTGCTCCTAGTCGGTGTGGGGCCAGATGACAGTCAGGACGATCTAGATTATGCTGTTCGTAAAATTGTCAATATGCGGATTTTTTCAGATGAGGCAGGCAAAATGAACAAGTCTGTTCAAGATGTGGCGGGCAAGATTTTATCCATTTCCCAATTTACCCTCTTTGCGGATACCAAAAAAGGCAACCGCCCTGCCTTTACAGGAGCGGCAGCTCCTGCCCTAGCCAGCCAACTCTATGATGCCTTTAACCAAGCCCTGTCAGCCTTTGTACCGGTTGAAGTGGGCGTTTTTGGGGCGGACATGGCGGTCAGTCTAGTCAATGATGGTCCGGTGACCATTGTGTTAGATACCAAAAATCGCTAG
- a CDS encoding RelA/SpoT family protein — MKEINFTGEEVVGLTATYLPAEDVAFVQKALDFATEAHKPQFRKSGEPYIVHPIQVAGILAGLKLDAVTVACGFLHDVVEDTEVTLDEMEAEFGPEVRHIVGGVTKLGKVEYKSHEEQLAENHRNMLIAMSQDMRVILVKLADRLHNMRTLKHLRKDKQERISRETMEIYAPLAHRLGISSIKWELEDMSFRYLNEVEFYKITRMMSEKRREREDLVNEVVDKLREYTEERNLIGQIYGRPKHIYSIYRKMHDKKKRFDQLYDLTAIRCLMDTPSDVYAMLGYIHELWKPMPGRFKDYIASPKANGYQSIHTTVYGPKGPIEFQIRTVEMHQVAEYGVAAHWAYKRGGKATASEKELRWINNLIELQEGAGDAQSFVDSVKEDIFTERIYVFTPDGAVRELPKDSVPIDFAYEIHTKVGERATGAKVNGRMVPLTTKLKTGDQVEIITSANSFGPSRDWVNLVKTHKARNKIKQFFKNQDKELSVSKGREMLQNLLQENGYVPNQYLDRRHMDEVLQKTSYKTDEALYAAVGFGEISAVSVFNRLTEKERREAERAKAKAVADELVNGGEVKHDNKDSLKIRHEGGVVIEGASGLLIRIAKCCNPVPGDEIVGYITKGRGVAVHRVDCMNLKSQENYDVRLIDVGWEDENSTKEYMANIDIYGLNRSGLLNDVLKVLTNASKNISSVNAQPTKDMKFATIHVSFGISNLATLTSLVDKIKSVPEVYSVKRTNG; from the coding sequence ATGAAGGAAATCAATTTTACAGGAGAAGAGGTTGTTGGGCTGACAGCTACCTACCTTCCGGCCGAAGATGTTGCTTTTGTTCAGAAGGCCTTGGATTTTGCGACAGAGGCCCATAAGCCCCAATTTCGCAAATCAGGTGAACCCTATATTGTCCACCCTATCCAAGTAGCAGGGATTTTGGCAGGGCTCAAGCTAGATGCGGTAACCGTAGCTTGCGGTTTCTTGCATGACGTAGTAGAAGACACTGAGGTAACTCTGGATGAAATGGAAGCGGAATTTGGACCAGAGGTTCGGCATATTGTCGGCGGTGTGACCAAACTGGGTAAGGTCGAGTACAAGTCACATGAGGAGCAACTAGCTGAAAACCACCGTAATATGCTGATTGCCATGTCCCAAGACATGCGGGTCATTCTGGTTAAACTGGCAGACCGCCTTCACAATATGCGGACCCTTAAACACTTGCGCAAGGACAAGCAGGAACGGATTTCACGTGAAACGATGGAAATCTATGCACCCCTTGCCCACCGTCTGGGTATTTCTTCTATCAAGTGGGAATTGGAAGACATGTCCTTCCGTTATCTCAATGAAGTTGAGTTCTACAAGATTACTCGCATGATGAGTGAGAAGCGTCGTGAACGGGAAGATTTGGTCAATGAAGTCGTCGATAAGTTGAGAGAATACACAGAGGAGCGCAATCTGATTGGACAGATTTATGGTCGTCCCAAGCATATCTATTCTATCTATCGGAAGATGCACGATAAGAAAAAACGCTTCGACCAGCTCTATGATCTGACAGCAATCCGTTGCTTGATGGATACACCAAGTGATGTCTATGCCATGCTTGGCTACATCCATGAACTATGGAAACCTATGCCAGGTCGGTTCAAGGACTACATTGCCAGCCCAAAGGCCAATGGCTACCAGTCCATCCATACGACTGTTTATGGGCCAAAGGGACCGATTGAATTCCAAATTCGGACGGTGGAAATGCATCAGGTTGCAGAATACGGGGTGGCGGCTCACTGGGCCTACAAGCGTGGTGGTAAGGCAACTGCTTCTGAAAAAGAGCTGCGTTGGATCAACAATCTGATTGAACTTCAAGAAGGAGCAGGGGACGCCCAATCCTTCGTTGATTCGGTCAAAGAGGACATCTTCACCGAGCGTATTTACGTTTTCACGCCAGATGGCGCGGTGCGTGAATTGCCTAAGGACTCCGTACCCATTGACTTCGCCTATGAAATTCATACCAAGGTCGGCGAGCGGGCGACAGGTGCCAAGGTCAACGGCCGTATGGTGCCTCTGACGACCAAGCTCAAGACAGGTGACCAGGTGGAAATCATCACCTCTGCCAACTCTTTCGGTCCCAGTCGTGACTGGGTCAACCTGGTTAAAACTCACAAGGCCCGCAACAAAATCAAGCAGTTCTTCAAGAATCAGGACAAGGAATTGTCTGTTTCTAAGGGGCGTGAAATGCTCCAGAACCTGCTCCAAGAGAACGGCTACGTTCCCAACCAATATCTCGACCGCCGCCACATGGACGAGGTCCTACAAAAGACCAGTTATAAAACCGATGAGGCTCTCTATGCAGCGGTTGGTTTTGGGGAAATATCTGCCGTGTCCGTCTTTAACCGTCTGACAGAGAAAGAACGTCGAGAAGCCGAGCGAGCTAAGGCCAAGGCTGTCGCGGATGAATTGGTCAACGGTGGCGAAGTCAAACATGACAACAAAGATAGTTTGAAAATCCGTCACGAAGGTGGCGTGGTCATTGAAGGGGCGTCAGGCTTGCTGATACGGATTGCCAAATGTTGTAATCCAGTCCCTGGCGATGAGATTGTCGGCTACATCACCAAGGGTCGCGGGGTTGCGGTTCACCGTGTGGACTGTATGAATCTCAAGAGCCAGGAAAACTACGATGTTCGCCTGATTGATGTCGGTTGGGAGGATGAAAATTCGACCAAGGAATACATGGCAAATATTGATATTTACGGACTTAACCGCTCAGGACTGCTCAACGATGTCCTCAAGGTCTTGACAAATGCCAGCAAGAACATTTCTTCAGTCAATGCCCAGCCAACCAAGGATATGAAGTTTGCGACTATCCATGTTTCCTTTGGTATTTCCAACCTGGCAACCTTGACCAGTCTGGTGGATAAGATCAAGTCGGTGCCAGAAGTTTACTCAGTGAAAAGGACCAACGGATAA